The Deltaproteobacteria bacterium genome window below encodes:
- a CDS encoding glycoside hydrolase family 31 protein: MARGDRRFTVLDRVLRFAPAGPGTVDLDLGEAVARVAVARDGSLRLRAASGRALPPDLDAALGREPWRGSNAEPFALEGGGAALAFDGPDGALRVEITAQPLALRVLERGGRQIARLGALGFGADGAARVVLACAEGDRFLGFGGKTGPLDKRGRVLQVRSRDVPVRDGVDPLYTSIPFFLRLATRADAVRADGVLLEGAAPARFDVAATDPSQVAIETCARGIDLVLLPGPRPADVLRRYAARTGHAPRPPLWALGHHQSRWGYRSARAVRRVAREARAHRVPTDAIHLDIDHMDGYRVFTWHPRRFPDPAGLLAELAAQGLRVVTIVDPGVKVDPRWKLFRDGAERDAFLRREDGTPYKLKVWPGDAALPDFARADVREWWGALHEPLVAAGVAGIWNDMNEPAGWARELRLGRLILPLAPQDLSQVRQADPADPEQRVPHEHVRNAYGHLECRATREGLAKLAPGRRPFVLSRSGGAGIQRWAALWTGDTASTWAQLRLSLRMLLGLSVSGVPLCGADIGGFAGWCGPELFARWMQIGALQPFARTHSMWLKHRQEPWRFGSRTEAAARAALELRMRLLPYLYGLCCEAEATGAPLWRPLAWDHPDDPEAVAVDDQVAIGPDLLAAPVLARGARRRIVYLPAGVWFGFDDGARWIGPRRVEVAAPLERMPLFARGGSVIPTRSPVQHVGEAPQEPLVLEVFPGGDGTATVVEDDGETLAYRAGVEARTPVRLWSRAAGRLRLELGAREGGFTIPPRPLRVAVHGCAPPGAVWLDAVRLPGPRRADLAAPAGEPAWWWEAGVLHVRWQDDGAGRALEVDPAP; the protein is encoded by the coding sequence ATGGCTCGGGGGGATCGCCGCTTCACCGTGCTCGACCGGGTGCTGCGCTTCGCGCCGGCCGGCCCGGGCACGGTCGACCTCGACCTCGGCGAGGCCGTGGCGCGCGTCGCGGTCGCGCGCGACGGCTCGTTGCGGCTGCGCGCCGCCTCGGGCCGCGCGCTGCCGCCCGATCTCGACGCGGCGCTCGGCCGCGAGCCCTGGCGCGGCTCCAACGCCGAGCCCTTCGCGCTCGAGGGCGGCGGTGCGGCGCTGGCCTTCGACGGGCCCGACGGCGCGCTGCGCGTCGAGATCACCGCCCAACCCCTGGCGCTGCGCGTGCTCGAGCGCGGCGGCCGCCAGATCGCGCGGCTCGGCGCGCTCGGCTTCGGCGCCGACGGCGCCGCACGCGTCGTGCTGGCCTGCGCCGAGGGCGACCGCTTCCTCGGCTTCGGCGGGAAGACGGGACCGCTCGACAAGCGGGGGCGCGTCCTGCAGGTGCGCAGCCGTGACGTCCCGGTGCGCGACGGCGTGGATCCGCTCTACACCTCGATCCCGTTCTTCCTGCGCCTCGCGACGCGGGCGGACGCCGTGCGCGCCGACGGCGTGCTGCTCGAAGGCGCTGCGCCCGCGCGCTTCGACGTCGCCGCCACGGATCCCTCGCAGGTCGCGATCGAGACCTGCGCGCGCGGCATCGATCTCGTGCTCCTCCCCGGGCCGCGGCCCGCCGACGTGCTGCGCCGCTACGCAGCGCGCACCGGCCACGCGCCGCGGCCGCCGCTCTGGGCGCTCGGCCACCACCAGTCGCGCTGGGGCTACCGGAGCGCGCGAGCGGTGCGGCGCGTGGCCCGTGAGGCCCGCGCGCACCGCGTGCCGACCGACGCCATCCATCTCGACATCGACCACATGGACGGCTACCGCGTCTTCACCTGGCATCCGCGGCGCTTCCCGGACCCGGCGGGCCTGCTGGCCGAGCTCGCGGCGCAGGGCCTGCGCGTCGTCACGATCGTGGACCCGGGCGTCAAGGTGGACCCGCGCTGGAAGCTCTTCCGCGACGGTGCCGAGCGTGATGCATTCCTGCGTCGCGAGGACGGCACGCCCTACAAGCTGAAGGTCTGGCCCGGTGACGCCGCGCTGCCGGACTTCGCGCGTGCCGACGTGCGCGAGTGGTGGGGGGCGCTGCACGAGCCCCTGGTGGCCGCGGGCGTGGCGGGGATCTGGAACGACATGAACGAGCCCGCGGGCTGGGCGCGCGAGCTGCGGCTCGGGCGCCTGATCCTGCCGCTCGCGCCACAGGACCTCTCGCAGGTGCGCCAGGCCGATCCCGCCGATCCGGAGCAGCGCGTGCCGCACGAGCACGTGCGCAACGCCTACGGCCACCTCGAGTGCCGCGCGACCCGCGAGGGCCTCGCGAAGCTCGCGCCCGGGCGCCGGCCCTTCGTGCTGTCGCGCTCGGGCGGCGCGGGCATCCAGCGCTGGGCCGCGCTGTGGACGGGCGACACCGCCAGCACCTGGGCGCAGCTCCGGCTCTCGCTGCGCATGCTGCTCGGGCTCTCCGTCTCGGGCGTCCCCCTGTGCGGCGCCGACATCGGCGGCTTCGCGGGCTGGTGCGGACCCGAACTGTTCGCGCGCTGGATGCAGATCGGTGCGCTCCAGCCCTTCGCGCGCACGCATTCGATGTGGCTCAAGCACCGCCAGGAGCCGTGGCGCTTCGGGTCGCGAACGGAGGCGGCGGCGCGGGCAGCGCTCGAGCTGCGCATGCGGCTGCTCCCCTATCTGTACGGGCTCTGCTGCGAAGCCGAGGCCACCGGCGCTCCGCTCTGGCGCCCGCTCGCCTGGGACCATCCCGACGACCCCGAAGCCGTGGCCGTCGACGACCAGGTTGCGATCGGGCCGGACCTGCTGGCGGCGCCGGTCCTGGCGCGTGGTGCTCGACGCCGGATCGTGTATCTGCCAGCGGGTGTCTGGTTCGGCTTCGACGACGGCGCGCGTTGGATCGGCCCGCGCCGGGTGGAGGTGGCGGCGCCGCTCGAGCGGATGCCGCTCTTCGCGCGCGGCGGCAGCGTGATCCCGACGCGCAGCCCCGTGCAGCACGTCGGCGAGGCGCCGCAGGAGCCGCTCGTGCTCGAGGTGTTCCCGGGCGGCGACGGCACCGCCACCGTCGTCGAGGACGACGGTGAGACGCTGGCCTACCGCGCGGGCGTCGAGGCACGCACGCCGGTGCGGCTGTGGTCGCGTGCCGCCGGGCGCCTGCGCCTCGAGCTCGGCGCGCGCGAGGGAGGCTTCACGATCCCGCCCCGCCCGCTGCGGGTCGCCGTCCACGGCTGTGCCCCACCCGGCGCGGTGTGGCTCGACGCCGTGCGCCTCCCCGGCCCGCGGCGTGCGGACCTGGCGGCGCCGGCCGGCGAGCCCGCTTGGTGGTGGGAGGCCGGCGTCCTGCACGTACGCTGGCAGGACGACGGCGCCGGCCGCGCGCTCGAGGTGGATCCCGCCCCCTGA
- a CDS encoding lysophospholipid acyltransferase family protein, translating into MSEPTAETLAQRAARGRPARLVDWVFTVPFLLAFGLVLLVFDPLQRIARLFGQRPQEIVAGGLQAALVLVFRIAGTRLAVERAPELQPRTGYLLIANHQSMFDIPIFGALLFTNYPKYVSKRELARGLPSISYNLRRGGNAVIDRADREQAVEAIRVLGRDAQARGVSVVIYPEGTRSRAGELRAFKPAGTLALLEAAPDLPVVAVTIDEAWRLLSHNLLPVPFGTRVRVRFGAPMARAGASGPELLERARKEIEATLVRWRAEPGAPDA; encoded by the coding sequence ATGAGCGAGCCCACCGCCGAGACCCTGGCCCAGCGAGCCGCACGCGGCCGCCCCGCGCGGCTCGTCGACTGGGTCTTCACGGTGCCGTTCCTGCTCGCGTTCGGCCTCGTGCTGCTCGTCTTCGACCCGCTCCAGCGCATCGCGCGGCTCTTCGGCCAGCGCCCCCAGGAGATCGTGGCTGGCGGGCTCCAGGCGGCGCTGGTCCTGGTGTTCCGGATCGCGGGCACGCGGCTCGCCGTCGAGCGCGCGCCGGAGCTCCAGCCGCGCACCGGCTACCTGCTGATCGCCAACCACCAGAGCATGTTCGACATCCCGATCTTCGGCGCGCTGCTCTTCACGAACTACCCGAAGTACGTGTCGAAGCGGGAGCTCGCGCGCGGGCTCCCGAGCATCTCCTACAACCTGCGTCGCGGCGGCAACGCGGTGATCGACCGCGCCGACCGCGAGCAGGCGGTGGAGGCGATCCGCGTCCTCGGAAGGGATGCCCAGGCGCGCGGCGTCTCGGTCGTGATCTATCCCGAGGGCACCCGCTCGCGGGCCGGCGAGCTGCGCGCCTTCAAGCCCGCCGGCACGCTGGCGCTCCTCGAGGCCGCGCCGGACCTGCCGGTGGTGGCGGTGACCATCGACGAGGCCTGGCGGCTGCTCTCGCACAACCTGCTCCCGGTGCCCTTCGGGACGCGCGTGCGCGTCCGCTTCGGGGCGCCGATGGCGCGCGCGGGCGCGAGCGGGCCGGAGCTGCTCGAGCGCGCGCGCAAGGAGATCGAGGCGACGCTCGTGCGCTGGCGCGCGGAGCCCGGCGCCCCGGACGCGTAG
- a CDS encoding hemolysin family protein — protein MPGLGLPVLGLLAIAALVLANAYFVATEFSLVAVRRSQLKLWARENRRGAAAAMKAVERLDDAIAATQLGITLASIGLGFLGEPALASLLRPLLEAAGLGPGWVHPVAFAVSFSLVTFLHVVVGELAPKALALDRPGPVALACAAPLLVFGRAFHPLLRVMNGAGNALVRRFGVDPQPSPHGVHSPEELSLLVDEASASGAIRADTGRLLGNVFRLSRTRVRDVMVARERIFAVHLKTPIDDLLEATRDQGYTRVPVHTGALEDAVGVLHTKDLFHIYAERRLFVLADLLRPLAEMRPELSILEALRRFRRQRAHLALVREAGGPVVGLVTLEDVLEEIVGEIEDEHDEPTPAAGE, from the coding sequence ATGCCAGGCCTCGGGCTCCCGGTCCTCGGTCTCCTGGCGATCGCGGCGCTGGTGCTCGCCAACGCCTACTTCGTCGCCACCGAGTTCTCGCTGGTCGCGGTGCGCCGCAGCCAGTTGAAGCTCTGGGCCCGCGAGAACCGCCGCGGCGCCGCCGCGGCGATGAAGGCGGTCGAGCGGCTCGACGACGCGATCGCCGCCACCCAGCTCGGCATCACCCTGGCCAGCATCGGCCTGGGCTTCCTCGGCGAGCCGGCGCTCGCGTCGCTGCTGCGGCCGCTGCTCGAGGCGGCCGGCCTGGGTCCGGGCTGGGTGCACCCGGTCGCCTTCGCCGTCTCGTTCTCGCTCGTGACCTTCCTGCACGTGGTGGTGGGGGAGCTCGCGCCGAAGGCGCTGGCGCTCGACCGCCCCGGGCCGGTCGCGCTCGCCTGCGCGGCGCCGCTCCTGGTCTTCGGGCGCGCCTTCCACCCGCTCCTGCGCGTCATGAACGGCGCCGGCAACGCGCTCGTGCGCCGCTTCGGCGTCGACCCGCAGCCTTCGCCCCACGGCGTGCATTCGCCCGAGGAGCTGTCGCTGCTGGTCGACGAGGCCAGCGCCTCGGGGGCGATCCGTGCCGACACCGGGCGCCTGCTCGGCAACGTGTTCCGGCTCTCGCGCACCCGCGTGCGCGACGTGATGGTGGCGCGCGAGCGCATCTTCGCCGTCCACCTGAAGACGCCGATCGACGACCTGCTCGAGGCGACCCGCGACCAGGGCTACACGCGCGTGCCCGTACACACGGGAGCCCTCGAGGACGCGGTCGGGGTCCTGCACACCAAGGACCTGTTCCACATCTACGCCGAGCGGCGGCTCTTCGTGCTCGCGGACCTGCTGCGGCCGCTCGCCGAGATGCGGCCCGAGCTCTCGATCCTCGAGGCCCTGCGCCGCTTCCGCCGCCAGCGCGCCCACCTCGCGCTGGTCCGCGAGGCGGGCGGCCCGGTGGTCGGCCTGGTGACGCTCGAGGACGTCCTCGAGGAGATCGTGGGCGAGATCGAGGACGAGCACGACGAGCCGACCCCGGCGGCGGGGGAGTAG
- a CDS encoding ATP-binding protein: protein MSRLVRLSERLDRVLTLAERWLERHTGGRLDPEAAHRHLAFRWDARDGAGRLVAIEQPHAVDLDDLLGVERAVAELVRNTEQFVRGLPANHVLLHGERGTGKSSSVKGLLGRFGGQGLRLVEVRKGDLLQLPDVVAALRGLPYRFLIFCDDLAFDEGEPGMRELKAALEGSLEATPENVRIVATSNRRHLLPERVRDNREARLDEAGELHLGEALEEKLALADRFGLVLGYYGFDQTTYLRIVSHYARKAGVDCPPEWLRAEALRFALHRSSRSGRTARQFVDDLAGRLALAAQAGDTRGAS, encoded by the coding sequence GTGTCCCGCCTCGTGCGCCTCAGCGAGCGCCTCGACCGTGTCCTCACCCTGGCCGAACGCTGGCTCGAGCGGCACACCGGCGGGCGCCTCGACCCCGAGGCGGCGCACCGCCACCTCGCGTTCCGCTGGGACGCGCGCGACGGCGCCGGCCGCCTGGTCGCGATCGAGCAGCCCCACGCCGTCGACCTCGACGACCTGCTCGGGGTCGAGCGTGCCGTTGCGGAGCTGGTGCGCAACACCGAGCAGTTCGTGCGCGGCCTGCCTGCCAACCACGTCCTGCTGCACGGCGAGCGTGGCACCGGGAAGTCGTCCTCGGTGAAGGGGCTGCTCGGGCGCTTCGGCGGGCAGGGCCTGCGGCTCGTCGAGGTGCGCAAGGGCGACCTGCTCCAGCTTCCCGACGTGGTGGCCGCGCTGCGCGGGCTGCCCTACCGCTTCCTGATCTTCTGCGACGACCTCGCCTTCGACGAGGGCGAGCCCGGCATGCGCGAGCTCAAGGCGGCGCTCGAGGGGAGCCTCGAGGCGACGCCGGAGAACGTGCGCATCGTGGCGACCAGCAACCGCCGCCACCTCCTGCCCGAGCGCGTGCGCGACAACCGCGAGGCGCGCCTCGACGAGGCGGGCGAGCTGCACCTCGGCGAGGCGCTCGAGGAGAAGCTGGCGCTCGCCGACCGCTTCGGCCTCGTGCTCGGCTACTACGGCTTCGACCAGACCACCTACCTCCGGATCGTGTCGCACTACGCGCGCAAGGCCGGCGTGGACTGCCCGCCCGAGTGGCTGCGCGCCGAGGCGCTGCGCTTCGCCCTGCACCGCTCGAGCCGCTCCGGACGCACGGCGCGGCAGTTCGTCGACGACCTGGCCGGCCGGCTCGCGCTGGCGGCGCAGGCCGGCGACACGCGCGGAGCCTCCTGA
- a CDS encoding aspartyl protease family protein gives MRRAALGLLLLAAAGPAVAQEPAPDAVLAELPFLDAGPNQVKLDLAPPDGRALPLLLDTGALQSFATVGGARELGIVVRRNKQTPYRRETRLGHPLELYVDTRRGDTGEARGGDYALVGAPFLARYVVEIDFPRRRVRFLDPERYQVPESDPEASVLPMRAGTPQAIVEIEVGAVRLPAVLATGAPGTLILPGGWAEEAGAAVTPDPEQTAKLELPPGSAPMQAARAALVRLGRFEERDVPLLVAPQGAWGQGARSEALLGVDFLKRFVLRIDYPRRRLWIGDAPAVPAGPPPVSAPPPTGAPEAALGVG, from the coding sequence ATGCGCCGCGCCGCGCTCGGGCTGCTCCTGCTCGCCGCGGCCGGTCCGGCGGTAGCGCAGGAGCCGGCGCCGGACGCGGTGCTGGCCGAGCTGCCGTTCCTGGACGCAGGGCCCAACCAGGTCAAGCTCGACCTCGCACCCCCGGACGGCAGGGCGCTCCCCCTGCTCCTCGACACCGGCGCGCTCCAGAGCTTTGCGACGGTGGGCGGCGCGCGCGAGCTCGGGATCGTCGTGCGCCGCAACAAGCAGACGCCCTACCGGCGCGAGACGCGGCTCGGGCACCCGCTCGAGCTCTACGTCGACACGCGCCGCGGCGACACCGGCGAGGCGCGCGGCGGCGACTACGCGCTGGTGGGGGCCCCGTTCCTGGCCCGCTACGTGGTCGAGATCGACTTCCCCCGCCGGCGCGTGCGCTTCCTCGATCCCGAGCGCTACCAGGTGCCGGAGTCGGACCCGGAGGCATCCGTGCTGCCGATGCGCGCCGGGACGCCCCAGGCGATCGTCGAGATCGAGGTCGGCGCGGTGCGGCTGCCGGCGGTGCTCGCCACCGGCGCCCCCGGCACGCTGATCCTGCCCGGCGGCTGGGCGGAGGAGGCCGGAGCGGCCGTGACGCCCGATCCCGAGCAGACGGCGAAGCTCGAGCTGCCGCCCGGCAGCGCCCCGATGCAGGCGGCGCGCGCGGCGCTCGTGCGCCTGGGCCGCTTCGAGGAGCGCGACGTCCCGCTGCTGGTCGCGCCGCAGGGCGCCTGGGGCCAGGGCGCGCGCTCGGAGGCGCTGCTCGGCGTCGACTTCCTGAAGCGCTTCGTGCTGCGCATCGACTACCCGCGCCGGAGGCTCTGGATCGGCGACGCGCCGGCCGTGCCCGCCGGGCCGCCGCCCGTGTCGGCGCCGCCGCCGACCGGTGCACCGGAGGCCGCGCTCGGGGTGGGTTGA
- a CDS encoding CoA pyrophosphatase: protein MLPREDIRVALAAHPPRLIEDPARAHAAVAVVLREAADAARSPELLLIERSRHEGDPWSGHMAFPGGRVEPGDPDSRATAERETFEEVGLPLAGADLLGRLDDVEGRQGRRSLPLVVSAWVYHVPEPGPLALNYEVEEALWVPVRRLVDPRHHVEYPTPPWTGYPGILVGRPDRHVVWGLTYRFLEIFLEKLGHPLPDRWSRVPEARPDE from the coding sequence GTGCTGCCCAGGGAGGACATCCGGGTCGCGCTCGCGGCGCACCCGCCGCGGCTCATCGAGGACCCGGCGCGGGCGCACGCCGCGGTCGCGGTGGTGCTGCGCGAGGCCGCTGACGCCGCACGCAGCCCCGAGCTGCTCCTGATCGAGCGTTCCCGCCACGAGGGCGATCCCTGGTCCGGGCACATGGCCTTCCCGGGCGGGCGCGTGGAGCCCGGCGACCCCGACTCGCGCGCCACGGCGGAACGCGAGACCTTCGAGGAGGTCGGGCTGCCGCTCGCCGGCGCCGATCTGCTCGGGCGCCTCGACGACGTCGAGGGCCGCCAGGGCAGGCGCAGCCTCCCGCTCGTGGTCTCGGCCTGGGTCTACCACGTGCCCGAGCCGGGGCCGCTCGCGCTCAACTACGAGGTCGAGGAGGCGCTCTGGGTGCCGGTCCGCCGGCTCGTGGACCCCCGACACCACGTGGAGTACCCGACGCCGCCCTGGACGGGCTACCCCGGGATCCTCGTGGGCCGGCCCGATCGGCACGTGGTCTGGGGCCTCACCTACCGCTTCCTCGAGATCTTCCTCGAGAAGCTCGGCCATCCGCTGCCGGATCGCTGGAGCCGCGTGCCCGAGGCACGTCCGGACGAGTAG